A region of Nostoc sp. 'Peltigera membranacea cyanobiont' N6 DNA encodes the following proteins:
- a CDS encoding iron uptake porin, translating to MLACLLIAGVNGVAQKVLAQEYTDTVTTQAHESESTDLNSPPLSPINPMAQVTSVSQLKDVQPNDWAFQALQSLVERYGCIAGYPDSSYRGNRALTRYEFAAGINACLDRVNELITTATSDLVTREDLAILQKLQSEFAPELATLRGRVDSLEARTGEIEANQFSTTTKLSGLLIVGIQGRTNNRGDVNPRDGQKDTNDAGTNTDVISLAQLYLTSQITPSSYLFTGLLAGRGTSAPRFTNSVSRNDVLLGYEFPTDSLIVSDLNFHWLVTDKLAVMVGTEGVSMPAAFRGPNRVESAATGPLSYFAQRNPILNMGYGHGGIAIDWQFSKRASLQAIYTAYQPGNPGKGSGLFDGTRTTGVQLLLTPTDTLDLSLYYVNNYSSDGCLLTFVGDECLTAVNTTTGKSAPLQTNAVGATITWQVSPHLSAGAWGGYTKSYIPGQSGNVETTNYMVFLNFPDLLKKGNLGGIYVGQPPKITSSDLPVGNNVPDFINTGLGRAGGQPGTTTQIEAFYRFQVTDNISITPGIIHLLQPGNTPDNDSVTIGILRSTFSF from the coding sequence ATGCTCGCATGCTTACTAATTGCGGGAGTAAATGGCGTTGCACAAAAAGTACTAGCACAGGAGTACACAGACACAGTAACTACTCAAGCGCACGAGAGTGAGAGTACAGATTTAAATTCTCCTCCCCTCTCCCCCATAAATCCGATGGCGCAAGTTACATCGGTTTCTCAACTCAAGGACGTACAACCCAACGATTGGGCATTCCAAGCATTACAGTCTTTGGTGGAACGCTATGGTTGTATAGCTGGCTATCCAGATAGTAGCTATCGCGGTAATCGCGCCTTAACTCGCTATGAATTTGCCGCCGGGATAAATGCTTGTTTAGATAGAGTCAACGAATTAATCACTACAGCCACCAGCGATTTAGTCACCCGCGAAGATTTAGCAATATTACAAAAATTGCAGTCAGAATTTGCCCCAGAATTAGCAACTTTGCGGGGTCGTGTCGATAGTTTAGAAGCCAGAACTGGCGAAATTGAAGCTAACCAATTCTCAACAACAACCAAACTCAGTGGACTACTAATAGTCGGCATTCAAGGACGCACTAACAATCGTGGTGATGTTAATCCTAGAGATGGACAAAAAGATACAAATGATGCAGGAACAAACACTGATGTTATCTCCTTAGCACAACTATATTTAACTAGTCAAATTACTCCTAGTAGTTACTTGTTTACAGGTCTTTTAGCTGGTAGAGGTACTAGTGCGCCAAGATTTACCAATAGTGTTTCTCGGAATGATGTTTTACTTGGCTACGAATTTCCTACAGATAGCTTGATTGTAAGTGACCTTAATTTTCATTGGCTAGTGACAGATAAATTAGCAGTGATGGTGGGAACAGAAGGTGTAAGTATGCCTGCTGCTTTCCGAGGCCCAAATCGAGTAGAAAGTGCAGCAACAGGGCCATTATCTTATTTTGCCCAAAGAAACCCAATTTTAAATATGGGATACGGTCACGGCGGTATAGCTATTGATTGGCAATTTTCTAAACGCGCTAGTTTGCAGGCAATTTATACTGCTTATCAACCAGGAAACCCCGGTAAAGGTAGCGGTTTATTTGATGGAACTAGAACTACAGGAGTGCAATTGCTGTTGACACCAACTGATACTCTCGATTTAAGTTTGTATTACGTTAACAATTACTCTTCAGATGGTTGTTTATTAACTTTTGTTGGTGATGAATGCTTAACTGCGGTTAATACAACTACCGGGAAATCAGCGCCATTACAAACCAACGCCGTAGGTGCGACTATAACTTGGCAAGTTTCTCCTCATCTGAGTGCAGGTGCATGGGGTGGTTATACTAAATCTTATATTCCTGGGCAATCAGGAAATGTGGAGACGACGAATTATATGGTGTTTCTGAATTTCCCTGATTTATTGAAGAAAGGAAATTTAGGCGGAATTTATGTCGGTCAACCTCCTAAAATCACCAGTAGCGACCTACCTGTAGGGAATAATGTCCCTGATTTTATTAATACCGGCTTAGGACGTGCAGGTGGACAACCAGGGACAACCACTCAAATAGAGGCATTTTATCGTTTCCAGGTAACAGATAACATCAGCATTACACCAGGAATAATTCATCTATTGCAACCTGGTAACACACCAGATAATGACTCAGTTACTATTGGCATTCTGCGGAGTACTTTTAGTTTTTAA